A part of Chitinimonas koreensis genomic DNA contains:
- the panC gene encoding pantoate--beta-alanine ligase yields the protein MHIFNTVAELRAWRKTAGFVAFVPTMGNLHEGHISLCRAAKARGGKVVVSIFVNPLQFGQGEDFNTYPRTFEADCDKLVAAGVDALFHPTVDQLYPRVEQQYKVEPPAIQNELCGQFRPGHFRGVATVVTKLFNIVQPDAAMFGKKDYQQLKVIEGMVADLDMPIEIVPVDTGRADDGLALSSRNGYLTAEERAEAPRLYRNLNAIKAALEGGETDFVKLTETARADLENHGWRVDYVEIRDQDRLEHARAGDRRMVVLAAARLGKPRLIDNLEVDLG from the coding sequence ATGCACATCTTCAATACCGTCGCCGAGCTGCGCGCCTGGCGCAAGACGGCCGGCTTCGTCGCCTTCGTCCCGACCATGGGCAACCTGCACGAGGGCCATATCTCGCTGTGCCGCGCCGCCAAGGCGCGCGGCGGCAAGGTGGTGGTGTCGATCTTCGTCAACCCGCTGCAGTTCGGCCAGGGCGAGGATTTCAATACCTATCCGCGCACCTTCGAGGCCGATTGCGACAAGCTGGTCGCCGCCGGCGTCGACGCGCTGTTCCACCCGACCGTCGACCAGCTCTACCCGCGCGTCGAGCAGCAGTACAAGGTCGAGCCGCCGGCGATCCAGAACGAGCTGTGCGGCCAGTTCCGGCCCGGCCACTTCCGCGGCGTGGCCACGGTGGTGACCAAGCTGTTCAACATCGTCCAGCCCGATGCGGCGATGTTCGGCAAGAAGGACTACCAGCAGCTCAAGGTGATCGAGGGCATGGTGGCTGACCTCGACATGCCGATCGAGATCGTGCCGGTCGACACCGGCCGTGCCGACGACGGCCTGGCGCTGTCCTCGCGCAACGGCTACCTGACGGCGGAGGAGCGCGCCGAGGCGCCGCGGCTGTACCGCAACCTGAACGCGATCAAGGCCGCGCTCGAAGGCGGCGAGACCGATTTCGTCAAGCTGACCGAGACCGCGCGGGCCGACCTGGAGAACCATGGCTGGCGCGTCGACTACGTCGAGATCCGCGACCAGGACCGGCTCGAGCATGCGCGCGCCGGCGATCGCCGCATGGTGGTGCTGGCCGCGGCGCGGCTGGGCAAGCCGCGGCTGATCGACAACCTCGAAGTGGATCTTGGCTGA
- a CDS encoding GNAT family N-acetyltransferase, producing MLPLFTERLALRDFVAADAAAYAALRQGAEFGRLYPAEETREAFSHRLLALFVEQQAAVPRCHWQLAVTRRDDGTLLGSCGIRTVEPGRMSFGCELGEAWWGHGYAAEAAQALFDFAARLGCRELVADTLAANRAAIALAQRLGFTIADEAGEPREFAGRRHAALRLRMPLPAPVPHPTR from the coding sequence ATGCTGCCGCTGTTCACCGAACGCCTGGCGCTGCGCGACTTCGTCGCCGCCGACGCGGCAGCCTACGCGGCGCTGCGCCAGGGCGCGGAGTTCGGCCGGCTCTACCCGGCCGAGGAGACCCGCGAAGCGTTCAGCCACCGGCTGCTCGCGCTGTTCGTCGAGCAGCAGGCGGCCGTGCCGCGCTGCCACTGGCAACTGGCCGTCACGCGGCGCGACGACGGCACGCTGCTCGGCTCCTGCGGCATCCGTACGGTCGAGCCGGGCCGCATGTCGTTCGGCTGCGAGCTGGGCGAGGCCTGGTGGGGCCACGGCTATGCCGCCGAAGCTGCGCAGGCGCTGTTCGATTTTGCCGCCCGTCTCGGCTGCCGCGAGCTGGTGGCCGATACCCTGGCCGCCAACCGCGCCGCCATCGCCCTGGCGCAGCGGCTCGGCTTTACCATTGCGGACGAGGCCGGCGAGCCGCGCGAATTCGCCGGCCGGCGCCACGCCGCGCTCAGGTTGCGCATGCCGCTGCCCGCGCCCGTCCCGCATCCGACCCGATAG
- the folK gene encoding 2-amino-4-hydroxy-6-hydroxymethyldihydropteridine diphosphokinase, whose protein sequence is MRAYIGLGANLGDAGATVTAAMAALAGLPGTTLAACSALYRSAPVGYLDQPDFVNAVAAIDTELAPHEVLDGLLAIEHEFGRQRSFRNAPRTLDLDLLLYGQVEIHDDRLTVPHPRMHERAFVLVPLAEIAPGLALPGRGLVAALAARLAADDLARLPQ, encoded by the coding sequence GTGCGCGCCTATATCGGCCTCGGCGCCAACCTCGGCGACGCCGGCGCGACCGTGACGGCCGCCATGGCGGCGCTGGCCGGCCTGCCCGGCACCACGCTGGCGGCCTGCTCGGCGCTGTACCGCAGCGCGCCGGTCGGCTATCTCGACCAGCCCGATTTCGTCAACGCGGTGGCGGCCATCGATACCGAGCTGGCGCCACATGAAGTGCTCGACGGCCTGCTGGCGATCGAGCACGAGTTCGGCCGCCAGCGCAGCTTCCGCAACGCGCCGCGTACGCTCGACCTGGACCTGCTGCTGTACGGCCAGGTCGAGATTCATGACGACCGCCTGACCGTGCCGCATCCGCGCATGCACGAACGCGCCTTCGTGCTGGTGCCGCTGGCCGAGATCGCGCCCGGGCTGGCACTGCCCGGCCGTGGCCTGGTCGCGGCGCTGGCGGCGCGGCTGGCGGCCGACGACCTGGCCCGGCTTCCGCAATGA
- a CDS encoding methyl-accepting chemotaxis protein, translated as MLQRISHRLVLLIVVALAGMWLASANGLWQLLKSREVIEDMGDNVVPSLLALERAQQSFMLIRTDVLYHILNTDAAAKGEMEQDIAAKRAQVDQAFKDYEAWADEEEDRRLLAADREAVGAYFALLPRMFELSRGGQAEALEFSAKTLKPIAAKALGTLAAHTEYNHKWTEQYTRQAAADYRSALALTVSLVVLTTVVLAWVAFTTYAKVIGTTRLASREVSRVARELDLSRTIAVKGQDELSDLLRAFNGLIERLREGLGTIRGDAERLANASVELAGSSQQVSEGSQAQSDASSTMAASVEQVTVSINHVSDRTGEAKQLTSEAGSLALAGRDSVVGTVRRIESIAAIVDEAAGELEQLEASGRQIGAVVGVIKEVADQTNLLALNAAIEAARAGEQGRGFAVVADEVRKLAERTAGSTVEIAGMVEVIQQRSAQVSARMARVVDSVRSGVSEGVGTRDAIERIAGSAEQSSTLVGEIAAALREQSTASNAIAGQVERVAQMAEENSRAAERGTALSAELQKLAGAMQQVVAVYRL; from the coding sequence ATGCTGCAGCGTATATCCCATCGACTCGTCCTGCTGATCGTCGTCGCCCTGGCCGGCATGTGGCTGGCCAGCGCCAACGGCCTGTGGCAGCTGCTCAAGTCGCGCGAGGTGATCGAGGACATGGGCGACAACGTGGTGCCCAGCCTGCTCGCGCTCGAGCGAGCCCAGCAGTCGTTCATGCTGATCCGTACCGACGTGCTCTACCACATCCTCAATACCGACGCGGCGGCCAAGGGCGAGATGGAGCAGGACATCGCCGCCAAGCGGGCGCAGGTCGACCAGGCGTTCAAGGACTACGAGGCCTGGGCCGACGAAGAAGAGGATCGCCGCCTGCTGGCGGCCGACCGCGAGGCGGTGGGCGCCTACTTCGCGCTGCTGCCGCGCATGTTCGAGCTGTCGCGCGGCGGCCAGGCCGAGGCGCTCGAATTCTCGGCCAAGACGCTCAAGCCGATCGCCGCCAAGGCGCTCGGAACGCTGGCCGCGCACACCGAGTACAACCACAAGTGGACCGAGCAGTACACCCGGCAGGCCGCCGCCGACTACCGCTCGGCGCTGGCGCTGACGGTCTCGCTGGTGGTGCTGACCACCGTGGTGCTGGCCTGGGTCGCCTTCACCACCTACGCCAAGGTGATCGGCACCACCCGCCTGGCCAGCCGCGAGGTGAGCCGGGTGGCGCGCGAGCTCGACCTGTCGCGCACCATCGCGGTCAAGGGCCAGGATGAATTGTCCGACCTGCTGCGCGCCTTCAACGGCCTGATCGAGCGGCTGCGCGAAGGGCTCGGCACCATCCGCGGCGACGCCGAGCGGCTGGCCAACGCCTCGGTCGAGCTGGCCGGCTCGTCGCAGCAGGTGTCGGAAGGCTCGCAGGCGCAGAGCGATGCCTCCTCGACCATGGCGGCCAGCGTCGAGCAGGTCACCGTCAGCATCAACCACGTGTCGGATCGCACCGGCGAGGCCAAGCAGCTCACTTCCGAGGCCGGCTCGCTGGCGCTGGCCGGGCGCGACTCGGTGGTCGGCACGGTACGCCGCATCGAGTCGATCGCCGCCATCGTCGACGAGGCCGCCGGCGAGCTCGAACAGCTCGAGGCCAGCGGCCGCCAGATCGGCGCGGTGGTCGGCGTGATCAAGGAGGTGGCCGATCAGACCAACCTGCTGGCGCTCAATGCCGCCATCGAGGCGGCCCGGGCCGGCGAGCAGGGCCGCGGCTTTGCGGTGGTGGCCGATGAAGTGCGCAAGCTGGCCGAGCGCACCGCCGGCTCGACGGTCGAGATCGCCGGCATGGTCGAGGTGATCCAGCAGCGCTCGGCCCAGGTGTCGGCGCGCATGGCGCGGGTGGTCGATTCGGTGCGCAGCGGCGTGAGCGAGGGCGTCGGCACGCGCGACGCGATCGAGCGCATCGCCGGCAGCGCCGAGCAGAGCAGCACCCTGGTCGGCGAGATCGCTGCCGCGCTGCGCGAGCAGAGCACCGCCAGCAATGCCATCGCCGGCCAGGTCGAGCGGGTGGCGCAGATGGCCGAGGAGAACAGCCGCGCCGCCGAACGCGGCACGGCGCTGTCGGCCGAGCTGCAGAAGCTGGCCGGTGCGATGCAGCAGGTGGTGGCTGTGTATCGCCTTTGA
- a CDS encoding PhzF family phenazine biosynthesis protein, protein MPLIRYRLLNVFAEETFGGNPLAVIEDGSMLSDAEMQLVARQFNLSETTFLLPSEEAAARVRIFTPGYEMPFAGHPTLGSAQVVRDLLEAGDRFKLEMQAGLIPVAADGDRWTLAANPPEHRPMEAAPAELAAMLGLPAEAIAGQPLWVSCGNEQAMIPLASVEQVHACRPDPALLKRYAVNHTGKPKAYVFARTDEGFEARFFWTPDAGLGEDPGTGSAAANLGGWWLATQAEKPLDAVIRQGTAMGRPNVLSLRVDGSGIRVGGRVVELGRGVLRW, encoded by the coding sequence ATGCCCCTGATCCGCTATCGACTCTTGAACGTATTCGCCGAGGAAACCTTCGGCGGCAACCCGCTGGCCGTGATCGAGGACGGCTCGATGCTGTCCGACGCCGAGATGCAGCTGGTGGCGCGCCAGTTCAACCTGTCCGAGACCACCTTCCTGCTGCCCTCGGAGGAGGCCGCCGCACGCGTGCGCATCTTCACGCCGGGCTACGAGATGCCGTTCGCCGGCCATCCCACGCTGGGCAGCGCCCAGGTGGTGCGCGACCTGCTCGAGGCCGGCGACCGCTTCAAGCTCGAGATGCAGGCCGGCCTGATCCCGGTGGCCGCCGACGGCGACCGCTGGACGCTGGCCGCCAACCCGCCCGAGCACCGGCCGATGGAGGCCGCGCCGGCCGAGCTGGCCGCCATGCTGGGCCTGCCGGCCGAGGCGATCGCCGGCCAGCCGCTGTGGGTCAGCTGCGGCAACGAGCAGGCGATGATCCCGCTGGCCAGCGTCGAGCAGGTGCACGCCTGCCGGCCCGACCCGGCGCTGCTCAAGCGCTACGCGGTCAACCACACCGGCAAGCCCAAGGCCTATGTGTTCGCGCGGACCGACGAAGGCTTCGAGGCGCGCTTCTTCTGGACGCCCGACGCCGGCCTCGGCGAGGACCCGGGCACCGGTTCGGCCGCCGCCAACCTGGGCGGCTGGTGGCTGGCGACGCAGGCCGAGAAGCCGCTCGACGCGGTGATCCGCCAGGGCACGGCGATGGGCCGGCCCAATGTGCTGAGCCTGCGCGTGGACGGCAGCGGCATCCGCGTCGGCGGCCGGGTGGTCGAACTGGGCCGCGGCGTGCTGCGCTGGTAG
- a CDS encoding deoxynucleoside kinase, whose translation MGLERYRYIVVEGPIGVGKTTLARKLGEHLAANLLLENPDAIPFLPKFYQDMSRYALPTQLSFLFQRVEQVESLTQIDLFGGQTVADFLFDKDPLFAEMTLGDDEFRLYSDIYRHLRVRAPTPDLVIYLQADLDTLIDRVRQRSRDYESRIGEPYLRSLADRYSRFFYDYTEAPLLIVNTEHLNLVENEDDFRLLLRRIEGMRGSREYFNKA comes from the coding sequence ATGGGCTTGGAGCGTTACCGTTATATCGTCGTCGAAGGTCCGATCGGGGTCGGCAAGACCACGCTGGCGAGGAAGCTCGGCGAACACCTGGCGGCCAACCTGCTGCTCGAGAATCCTGACGCGATCCCCTTCCTGCCCAAGTTCTACCAGGACATGTCGCGCTACGCGCTGCCGACTCAATTGTCCTTCCTGTTCCAGCGCGTCGAGCAGGTCGAGAGCCTGACCCAGATCGACCTGTTCGGCGGCCAGACGGTGGCCGACTTCCTGTTCGACAAGGATCCGCTGTTCGCCGAGATGACGCTCGGCGACGACGAATTCCGGCTCTATTCCGACATCTACCGCCACCTGCGCGTGCGCGCGCCGACGCCGGACCTGGTGATCTACCTGCAGGCCGACCTCGACACCCTGATCGACCGCGTGCGCCAGCGCAGCCGCGACTACGAGTCGCGCATCGGCGAGCCCTACCTGCGCAGCCTGGCCGACCGCTACAGCCGCTTCTTCTACGACTACACCGAGGCGCCGCTGCTGATCGTCAACACCGAGCACCTGAACCTGGTGGAGAACGAGGACGATTTCCGGCTGCTGCTGCGCCGCATCGAGGGGATGCGGGGTTCGCGCGAGTACTTTAATAAAGCCTGA
- the hemF gene encoding oxygen-dependent coproporphyrinogen-III oxidase has protein sequence MHTEPIKAYFLDLQARIVAALEAADGGRFRRDEWQRPAGGGGITRIIEGGELLERGGVGFSHVMGDQLPPSASAHRPELAGRAWEAMGVSLVFHPRNPYVPTVHMNVRMFRAFVRPDAASNIGEAGTRPLPAGEAPSSPTGEEGRGRGESAGEVPRSGSDDVVWFGGGMDLTPYYGFEDDAVHFHRACSDALAPAGADKYPRFKRWCDEYFFLKHRNEPRGVGGIFFDDFCELGAEDSFAMVRAVGDAFLPAYLPIVERRRGMAYGEAQRDWQAYRRGRYVEFNLVWDRGTLFGLQSGGRTESILMSLPPIVNWRYDYRPEPGSAEAALLSDFLVGRDWLGQAAR, from the coding sequence ATGCATACCGAACCGATCAAAGCCTATTTCCTCGACCTGCAGGCCCGCATCGTGGCCGCCCTCGAGGCCGCCGACGGCGGCCGGTTCCGCCGCGACGAATGGCAGCGGCCGGCCGGCGGCGGCGGCATCACCCGCATCATCGAAGGCGGCGAGCTGCTCGAGCGCGGCGGCGTCGGCTTCAGCCACGTGATGGGCGACCAGCTGCCGCCTTCGGCCAGCGCCCACCGGCCCGAGCTGGCCGGCCGCGCCTGGGAGGCGATGGGCGTGTCGCTGGTGTTCCACCCGCGCAATCCCTACGTGCCGACGGTGCACATGAACGTGCGGATGTTCCGTGCCTTTGTCCGGCCCGATGCAGCATCGAATATTGGCGAAGCCGGCACGCGCCCCTTGCCTGCAGGGGAGGCCCCCTCTTCCCCAACCGGGGAAGAGGGCCGGGGAAGGGGTGAGTCCGCAGGGGAGGTGCCGCGAAGCGGCAGTGACGACGTGGTGTGGTTCGGCGGCGGGATGGACCTGACGCCGTACTACGGCTTCGAGGACGACGCGGTGCATTTCCATCGCGCCTGCAGCGACGCGCTGGCGCCGGCCGGCGCCGACAAGTACCCGCGCTTCAAGCGCTGGTGCGACGAGTATTTCTTCCTCAAGCACCGCAACGAGCCGCGCGGCGTCGGCGGCATCTTCTTCGACGACTTCTGCGAGCTCGGCGCCGAGGACAGCTTCGCCATGGTCCGCGCGGTCGGCGACGCCTTCCTGCCGGCCTACCTGCCCATCGTCGAGCGTCGCCGCGGCATGGCCTACGGCGAGGCGCAGCGCGACTGGCAGGCCTACCGCCGCGGCCGCTACGTCGAATTCAACCTGGTGTGGGACCGCGGCACGCTGTTCGGCCTGCAGTCGGGCGGCCGCACCGAATCGATCCTGATGTCGCTGCCGCCGATCGTGAACTGGCGCTACGACTACCGGCCCGAGCCCGGCAGCGCCGAGGCCGCGCTGCTGAGCGACTTCCTGGTCGGCCGCGACTGGCTCGGCCAGGCCGCCCGATAG
- a CDS encoding AEC family transporter, with protein sequence MLLRILAIVTPVLLIVLIGYLYARRHRPDLAAMNTLTVDLLSPLLVFSALTARGFDLLANRWLIAGAVAVILGSGLIGWAVARWRGWDTRTFVPPVMFGNTGNMGLPLAVLAFGPAALPPAVALFVATNLLHFTLGARLVNHSASLLGVLKSPMIVASLAGIGCNLAGVALPEWLALPLKLLGDAAIPLMLFSLGARMLDVNLAGWRIGVAGALLCPLAGIALAFVAVAVLPLAPNERAQLFVYASLPPAVLNFLIAERHGQEPDKVASIVLLGNIASLVFVPIGLALSFGA encoded by the coding sequence ATGCTGCTGCGCATCCTCGCCATCGTCACGCCGGTGCTGCTGATCGTGCTGATCGGCTACCTGTACGCGCGCCGCCACCGGCCCGACCTCGCCGCGATGAACACGCTGACGGTCGACCTGCTGTCGCCGCTCTTGGTGTTCTCGGCGCTGACCGCGCGCGGCTTCGACCTGCTGGCCAACCGCTGGCTGATCGCCGGCGCCGTGGCGGTGATCCTCGGCTCGGGCCTGATCGGCTGGGCGGTGGCGCGCTGGCGCGGCTGGGATACGCGCACCTTCGTGCCGCCGGTGATGTTCGGCAATACCGGCAACATGGGCCTGCCGCTGGCGGTGCTGGCCTTCGGCCCGGCCGCGCTGCCGCCGGCGGTGGCGCTGTTCGTGGCGACCAACCTGCTGCACTTCACGCTCGGTGCCCGGCTGGTCAATCACTCGGCCTCGCTGCTGGGCGTGCTGAAGAGCCCGATGATCGTCGCCTCGCTGGCCGGCATCGGCTGCAACCTGGCCGGCGTCGCGCTGCCCGAGTGGCTGGCGCTGCCGCTCAAGCTGCTCGGCGACGCGGCGATCCCGCTGATGCTGTTCTCGCTCGGCGCGCGCATGCTCGACGTCAACCTGGCCGGCTGGCGCATCGGCGTGGCCGGCGCGCTGCTGTGCCCGTTGGCCGGCATCGCGCTGGCCTTCGTCGCGGTCGCGGTGCTGCCGCTGGCGCCGAACGAGCGGGCGCAGCTGTTCGTCTACGCCAGCCTGCCGCCGGCGGTGCTCAACTTCCTGATCGCCGAGCGCCACGGCCAGGAGCCCGACAAGGTGGCGTCGATCGTGCTGCTGGGCAATATCGCCAGCCTGGTCTTCGTGCCGATCGGGCTGGCGCTGAGCTTCGGCGCCTAG
- the panB gene encoding 3-methyl-2-oxobutanoate hydroxymethyltransferase — MKITVSTLQKLKQDGQKIAMLTCYDASFASLMADAGVDVLLVGDSAGMVIQGESSTLPVTLDQMVYHTRCVARQAKQAMVLADLPFGAYQQSPQQAFEASARLMAAGAEMVKLEGGAFMADTVSFLVERGIPVCAHIGLTPQSVHVFGGFKVQGKSEDGADKLRRDALALEAAGAALVLMEMVPATLARDITESLTVPTIGIGAGLDVDGQVLVVYDMLGVYPGKKARFVKNFMQGAASIQGAIESYVQAVKARSFPTPEHSF; from the coding sequence ATGAAAATCACTGTCTCCACCCTCCAGAAGCTCAAGCAGGACGGCCAGAAGATCGCCATGCTGACCTGCTACGACGCGAGCTTCGCCAGCCTGATGGCCGATGCCGGCGTGGACGTCCTGCTGGTCGGCGATTCGGCCGGCATGGTCATCCAGGGCGAGAGCTCGACGCTGCCGGTCACGCTCGACCAGATGGTCTACCACACCCGCTGCGTGGCGCGGCAGGCCAAGCAGGCCATGGTGCTGGCCGACCTGCCGTTCGGCGCCTACCAGCAGAGCCCGCAGCAGGCCTTCGAGGCCTCGGCCCGGCTGATGGCGGCCGGCGCCGAGATGGTCAAGCTCGAGGGCGGCGCCTTCATGGCCGACACGGTGTCCTTCCTGGTCGAGCGCGGCATCCCGGTGTGCGCCCATATCGGCCTCACGCCGCAGTCGGTGCACGTGTTCGGCGGCTTCAAGGTGCAGGGCAAGAGCGAGGACGGCGCCGACAAGCTGCGTCGCGACGCGCTCGCGCTCGAGGCCGCCGGCGCCGCGCTGGTGCTGATGGAGATGGTGCCGGCCACGCTGGCGCGCGACATCACCGAGAGTCTCACGGTGCCGACCATCGGCATCGGCGCCGGCCTCGACGTCGACGGCCAGGTGCTGGTGGTGTACGACATGCTCGGCGTCTACCCGGGCAAGAAGGCGCGCTTCGTGAAGAACTTCATGCAGGGCGCAGCCAGCATCCAGGGCGCGATCGAGAGCTATGTGCAGGCGGTCAAGGCGCGCAGCTTCCCGACGCCCGAGCACAGCTTCTGA
- a CDS encoding DUF5684 domain-containing protein gives MSNLIQLAIIVAVIAGLWKVFEKAGKPGWAALIPIYNLIVLLQIAGKPIWWIVLCLIPLVNIVIAFIVGIEIAKRFGQSALFGVGLTLLGFIFYPILGFGDARYQGTAGE, from the coding sequence ATGTCGAATCTGATTCAACTGGCGATCATTGTCGCCGTCATCGCCGGCTTGTGGAAAGTGTTCGAGAAGGCCGGCAAGCCCGGCTGGGCGGCGCTGATCCCGATCTACAACCTGATCGTGCTGCTGCAGATCGCCGGCAAGCCGATCTGGTGGATCGTGCTGTGCCTGATCCCGCTGGTGAACATCGTGATCGCCTTCATCGTCGGCATCGAGATCGCCAAGCGCTTCGGCCAGAGTGCGCTGTTCGGCGTCGGCCTGACGCTGCTGGGCTTCATCTTCTACCCGATCCTGGGCTTCGGCGACGCGCGCTACCAGGGCACGGCCGGCGAATAA
- the pcnB gene encoding polynucleotide adenylyltransferase PcnB gives MIRKLIGRVLKLKKRHGGGRVVIPAKRHGISRSQLPSFALKTTDRLQEAGFEAFIVGGAVRDLLLGKHPKDFDVATNATPEDVHKVFRRSRIIGRRFRLVHVLYGEEVVEVSTFRGSGEALTDESGRIIRDNTWGSQEDDAKRRDFTVNALFYDPAREEIIDYHGGVEDIEKKRLAMIGAPITRYREDPVRMLRAVRLAAKLGLAIESETRKPIRELAKLLENVPAARLFDEMLKLLFSGQSWACLMQLRDEGLHHGFFPLLDKMMKAPHGEAFLRTALENTDRRIREDKPVSAGYVFAALLWLEVLDNWDKRKAAGEKPMLALFSAIDEVEAVQEEKLAIPRRYGTAMKEIWTLQPRFEQRSGIKPFRLLEHPRFRAGYDFLCLRASVGECEQELADWWTAFQDADSQAREAMLLRPQAGDATKKRRRRRSGAKQGDASAADDGQ, from the coding sequence ATGATTCGCAAACTGATCGGCCGCGTGCTCAAGCTCAAGAAGCGCCACGGCGGCGGCCGCGTGGTGATCCCGGCCAAGCGTCACGGCATCAGCCGCTCGCAACTGCCTTCCTTCGCGCTCAAGACCACCGACCGCCTGCAGGAGGCCGGTTTCGAGGCCTTCATCGTCGGCGGCGCGGTGCGCGACCTCTTGCTCGGCAAGCATCCCAAGGACTTCGACGTGGCCACCAACGCCACGCCCGAGGACGTGCACAAGGTGTTCCGCCGCTCGCGCATCATCGGCCGGCGCTTCCGCCTGGTCCACGTGCTGTACGGCGAGGAAGTGGTCGAGGTGTCGACCTTCCGCGGCTCGGGCGAGGCGCTGACCGACGAGTCGGGCCGCATCATCCGCGACAACACCTGGGGCAGCCAGGAAGACGACGCCAAGCGGCGCGACTTCACCGTCAACGCGCTGTTCTACGACCCGGCGCGCGAAGAGATCATCGACTATCACGGCGGCGTCGAGGACATCGAGAAGAAGCGCCTGGCGATGATCGGCGCGCCGATCACCCGCTACCGCGAAGACCCGGTGCGCATGCTGCGCGCGGTGCGGCTGGCGGCCAAGCTCGGCCTCGCCATCGAGAGCGAGACGCGCAAGCCGATCCGCGAGCTGGCCAAGCTGCTCGAGAACGTGCCGGCCGCGCGGCTGTTCGACGAGATGCTCAAGCTGCTGTTCAGCGGCCAGAGCTGGGCCTGCCTGATGCAGCTGCGCGACGAGGGCCTGCACCACGGCTTCTTCCCGCTCTTGGACAAGATGATGAAGGCGCCGCACGGCGAGGCCTTCCTGCGTACCGCGCTGGAGAACACCGACCGCCGCATCCGCGAGGACAAGCCGGTCTCGGCCGGCTACGTGTTCGCCGCGCTGCTGTGGCTCGAGGTGCTCGACAACTGGGACAAGCGCAAGGCGGCCGGCGAGAAGCCGATGCTGGCGCTGTTCTCGGCGATCGACGAGGTCGAGGCGGTGCAGGAGGAGAAGCTCGCCATCCCGCGCCGCTACGGCACCGCGATGAAGGAAATCTGGACCCTGCAGCCGCGCTTCGAGCAGCGCAGCGGGATCAAGCCGTTCCGCCTGCTCGAGCATCCGCGCTTCCGCGCCGGCTACGACTTCCTCTGCCTGCGCGCCAGCGTGGGCGAATGCGAGCAGGAGCTGGCCGACTGGTGGACCGCCTTCCAGGATGCCGACAGCCAGGCGCGCGAAGCGATGCTGCTGCGGCCGCAGGCCGGCGACGCCACCAAGAAGCGCCGCCGTCGCCGCAGCGGCGCCAAGCAGGGCGACGCGTCCGCGGCGGACGACGGCCAGTGA
- a CDS encoding GNAT family N-acetyltransferase, with product MAEAGCTPRPLETGDGWAFGEIAALFDASRRAAMPWLPVLHGLDDTAAFFAGLAASHQFRLARDAAGVLLGFVAFDAGWIDHLYLAPAARGQGIGAALLDCALADGRPRQLWCFAGNGPARRFYERQGFAAVEWTDGRGNEEGCADVRYRHPGRRLPAG from the coding sequence TTGGCTGAGGCCGGCTGCACGCCGCGGCCGCTCGAGACCGGCGACGGATGGGCGTTCGGCGAGATCGCCGCGCTGTTCGACGCCAGCCGCCGCGCGGCCATGCCCTGGTTGCCGGTGCTGCACGGCCTCGACGACACGGCGGCCTTCTTCGCCGGGCTGGCCGCCAGCCACCAGTTCCGGCTGGCGCGCGACGCGGCCGGCGTGCTGCTGGGCTTCGTCGCCTTCGACGCCGGCTGGATCGACCACCTCTACCTCGCGCCCGCCGCGCGCGGCCAGGGCATCGGCGCTGCGCTGCTGGATTGCGCGCTGGCCGACGGCCGGCCGCGCCAGCTGTGGTGCTTCGCCGGTAACGGGCCGGCGCGGCGTTTCTACGAACGGCAGGGCTTCGCCGCGGTCGAGTGGACCGATGGCCGCGGCAACGAGGAAGGCTGCGCCGACGTGCGCTACCGCCATCCGGGCCGTCGCCTGCCGGCCGGCTGA